The Esox lucius isolate fEsoLuc1 chromosome 20, fEsoLuc1.pri, whole genome shotgun sequence region AGGTGCAATATCCCTTTTTGGGATGTTTCTGGCTTCCAGGGTTGGTTTATCATGATAGACCATGATTATGGTGAGATGGTGCTTTCAGTTATCTAGAGTGACCCCAATGGCCACAGACACTGCTTAGACAATGTATCACAGGCAAcacacccaaatacacacacacacacacatacacacacacacacacagacacacacacacagatacacactagCCCATAATTCCATTGAGACCATGTCTAGTCCCCAGTGCAAATGTCCAGTAGCGGATCATTGGAAACATCTGTCCTTCTTGTCAGAGTTGCTGCGTCCTCACTCCCTCACTATCGTTTCAGAATGTCTagtgtctcactctctcactatCGGTTCAGAAAGACTGgtgtctcactccctcactaTCGTTTCAGAAAGTCTAgtgtctcactccctcactaTCGTTTCAGAAAGACTGGTGTCTCATTCCCTCACTATCGTTTCAGAAAGTCTAgtgtctcactccctcactaTCGTTTCAGAAAGTCTAgtgtctcactccctcactaTCGGTTCAGAAAGACTGgtgtctcactccctcactaTCATTTCAGAAAGTCTAgtgtctcactccctcactaTCGTTTCAGAAAGTCTAgtgtctcactccctcactaTCGGTTCAGAAAGGCTAgtgtctcactccctcactaTCGGTTCAGAAAGACTGgtgtctcactccctcactaTCGGTTCAGAAAGACTGgtgtctcactccctcactaTCGGTTCAGAAAGACTGGTGTCTCATTCCCTCACTTATCGGTTCAGAAAGGCTAgtgtctcactccctcactaTTGGTTCAGAAAGACTGgtgtctcactccctcactaTTGGTTCAGAAAGACTGgtgtctcactccctcactaTTGGTTCAGAAAGACTGgtgtctcactccctcactaTCTGTTCAGAAAGGCTGgtgtctcactccctcactaTCGGTTCAGAAAGGCTAgtgtctcactccctcactaTCGGTTCAGAAAGACTGGTGTCTCACTCCCTCACAATTGGTTCAGAAAGACTGGTGTGTCACTCCCTCACTATCGGTTTAGAAAGACTGGTGTGTCACTCCCTCACAATCGGTTGAGAAAGACTGGTGCCAGGGGACAGCaaagctctttaatatgttaTGCTCCAAGTCAGCCCTGCTGTTCTGCACTCTGACCGTGTGACGGAGAAAGCAAAGTCAATGTGTACAAGTAACAGCTAAATGTGCCCTCCAATCCCTGACAACTTACTTTCCCCTTTTTATGCTGCAACAAACACCCGCACATAGACATCCGATACCGTGAAATTATATTCCACTTCGGAAAATCAGGATTAAAATGCATCAGGCCAAATGCTTTTTGACCTTGTTACTGATTGAAACACTCATAAACACATAAACTGTCTGCTTTTGAAAACCACTATCGTTATCTTTCAGGGCTGAACTCAGAACACACAAAGTTAGAGGAACTAACCTACAaacctccaaaatgtatttatatagctgTGAGCACCAGTAGCCCCACATATCATACAGCTTTCCTTTCAGggcagttccagtggcagccgtGAGGGTGCCGTGAGGGTATGCGTGAGGGTATGCGTGAGAGTATGCATGGGGTTATGCGTGAGGTTAATTATGAGGCTAATTGTGAGGGTATGTGTGAGGTTATGCGTGAGGGTATGCGTGAGGGTATGCGTGAGGTAATGCGTGAGGTAATGCGTGAGAGTATGCGTGAGGTTATGCGTGAGGGTATATGTGAGGGTATGCGTGAGGGTATGCGTGAGGGTATGCGTGAGGCTATGCGTGAGGGCATGCGTGAGGTTATGCGTGAGGGTATGCGTGAGGTTATGCGTGAGGTTATGCGTGAGGGTATGCTTGAGGGTATGCTTGAGGGTATGCGTGAGGGTATGCTTGAGGGTATGCGTGAGGTTATGCGTGAGGTTATGCGTGAGGGTATGCGTGAGGTTATGCGTGAGGTTATGCGTGAGGGTTTGCGTGAGGGTATGCGTGAGGCTATGCGTGAGGCTATGCGTGAGGTAATGCGTGAGAGTATGCGTGAGGGTATGCGTGAGGGTATGCGTGAGGGTATATGTGAGGGTATGCGTGAGGCTATGCGTGAGGGCATGCGTGAGGTTATGCTTGAGGGTATGCTTGAGGGTATGCTTGAGGGTATGCGTGATGGTATGCGTGAGGTTATGCTTGAGGTTATGCTTGAGGGTATGTGTGAGGGTATGTGTGAGGGTCTGCGTGAGGGTATGTGTGAGGGTATGCGTGAGGGAGAAATGTACACTGTTGCACATGGAGGACCAGTTGACACCTAAGGCTCCCctcactcccctctctgtctctcttcttttcttatCCCTCTCTCATCGGttcctctctttgcctctccttttcatctctccttttctctccctgtcaagaaatgttttcatgtaattAAGCTGCTAATACACCGTCAAAGAATTGGCTAATTCAGCAGGGAAGAATTAAAGGAATCTGCGATGACTCATTAGCCAGCCGAGATGTTTTGTTGAGCATCCTCAATAACGAATTTGTGCAATGAATCACTGTATATTGTGAAGCCGTTTGTCAGTCTATAGCACACAAGCTATATATTGTACcagaatgtgtaaatgtgtacgTGAGCTCGTTtatgtgattgtttttgttgtatccTCCACTGTATGAGAACATGTGGGATTGCATGTGGGTGAGCGAAGGGGGAAACAATTCAACGCATGTAATCCATTTGGAACAACCTACCAGAGCGGTAAATTATGGCCCATTGTAAACATTTAGATACTCTGGGCAAGATACTTAATTGCAATCAATGTTTATACTGCAGGCATAAAGAGGAAAATCCGGAACGCACCATGCAGCAGAGTAGCCTATGAAAACACTCGATATAGCTCATAAAAGCTGATCAGGGAAAGGCCGCCTAAGAAAGCAGCGTTTTTGAAGGCATGACTGACATGACTTGAAAATGCCAGCCTTAACTAAATGCCTAATGGTATGAGcttgaaaatatttcacttctcACAGAAACTCTTCAAAACACAATCCCACAGGTTAAACCTCCCAACCTACGTACAGACAccatttgttttgcttttttaaacacatttaccGGTGACTTTCCTGGTTACCGGTGCTGCGGGTATCCACAGCTCTCTATTTTGTTGCccttttccaatcttcctctttGTTGCTTTTCTCCATCTTTGTCGCCtacaagaaaagaaaagaggaaagTGTTTGGGCAGACATTTTAGGAGAGCTGTAAGCCACAGGCCCGAGCCATGGAGAACTCACGTTCCTGATGGGCTAACTGTTCAGCCGGTCCGATTacatgggagggagggatgaggggaagGAGGttggggaggaggagagcaggGTTCAGTGCTACTGGTCCAGCCCTGGATGAAGCAGATAATTGAGTAGGGAACAAACACTGCCAACCAACCTCAGAACCCttttgaaaagaaagaaaagctaGACAGAATaattgagtgagagagagagagagagagagacagaatagtGGGGGGCGgcttgagagggagagagaaaatcctagcttggggggggggctgctatTGAAAAGCTATTAAACTTGCATTTAGCAGGATTGATTGGAAATGAAGAGGCCTATTAAAAGAGAGGGACAAGAGGACAATAGCTCGTCTCTGGCCGCCGTATGTTGCCCTCCTTTTACCGGCTTGTCTTACCCCAGGAGACAGGGAGCCCCCCTCCAGCCTGTCTGTTTAAGTACTCCCACCCAGAGAACCAATGGAGGGGGGCTTAGCAGCGACTGAATAGACCCTCTTTATCTTCCCTCTGGCCCACCATTCTCCTATTGAGAGAGGGAGGcggaaagagaaaaaacaaggGAATGTTCTTttaagggaaagaaagaaataaccGTCCCCTTCTCTCTCAGCCCTACCTAGCCAACAGTGTTCTCTCTCAGCCCTATATCCTCTCTTCATAACTCCACCAACAGATCAGCTGTACCTCTGGAAGGAGGCCATCTCCATCCCCTGCCAGTCGGGTTTGTGAAACTCCATCTCAGGCATTGTGGCTCAAACAGTGGGAAATGAGGAGCTATATTCAAACTGCATGTGCgcgagtgggtgtgtgtgttgtatgagtgtgtatgtgagtgagtgTTGGCGAGCCAAcgacgctgtgtgtgtgtgtgttccatccTTAAACACAGCCATGGAACAGACAGAGGCAGGTGTCTCGGCTGACATTCAGCAGTCTCAGACGAAAGCTTCCCCTGGGACACTTAATGGAGTTTTGATTGTTTAACATCCATTTTTACAAAAAGCTCCCCCGAAGAGTGGCAGACTTCTCTCCTCCACTGTGTGCCTGTTTTGTGTCACCGCAGGCAGGGCCATATGGTCTGGTGAAAGAGTTAAATAAGTCATGAGGCAGCTGAGGTTCAGGGGAAAATGGTTTCTAACGTCGGACTCCCCGGTCCCCTTTATGTAAGGACAGAGCTACACGCACGGGCGGGCCAGGCCAGGCCAGGCCCAATGTGGTCATGCTTTGAACTAACCCTTCAACATAGTAACATTTCGCTCATCCACCCTTTCCTTTCTTGTCTCCCAGCAGTTTCCCAGGCGGCCTACTTCTCCCAGCAGCCCCAGGACCAGGTTGTGGTGTCCGGTCAGTCAGTGACTCTGCCGTGTGTCATTGTGGGGTACCGGGGAATGGTGCAGTGGACCAAAGACGGCCTGGCGTTGGGCGGGGAGAGAGACCTGCCAGGTAACCACCCATCGCTCTGTGTCGCTCCGTCTGACGGTCTCTCAGTCTCACgttcactctccctctctccctttctctccgtctgtctctgATCAATGCCTGGTCTCATTAGGAAACCAAGGCTTTCCGTCTGTCTGACTGCTGCAGTTTCACTCAGACGAGTAGAGGCGCAGACAAACAAGTACAGTATACTGCAGACATACTCTCTACCGCAGTCAGACGCAGAGCAGTTCATTTGTTGTTTAGCATTTTGAAGCTTTTGTACTAAGGTGGATAATCAATTGGCTGTTGTCACGCGTTGACATTTAGCCGCGTTCTGGACTGGTGGGAAGGCGGAGGGGCTAGAGGCTGACCTTAGATACTACATCTTAATTCTGTCGGCGCTTTAAAGGACATTCAGGGGCCTCATGGCCCGGCATTCACTCCCACGTGTTGCTGCCGCCTTCCCCCGCTCCGCCATCCGAACGGCTCGCTGCTGAACCGGAGACGGTGCTGCAGCAGTCTCATTCAGGCCCTTGTCTTCTGTCTGTTTGCCCCCAGCCGCGCTCATTCTGCAGCCTTCTCTTTGTGGTTTTGGTTTGTTGTTTTGCcgttatgtgtttgttttctttcccattGTCTGAATCACTGCCTCCCCTACACTGGCTTCATACAGGATGGACGCGCTACTCCTTAATGGGTGACCCACTATCAGGCGAACACAGCTTGCTGATTGATTCGGCAGAGCTGGCGGATGACGCCGTGTACGAGTGTCAAGCTACACAGGCGGGGCTGCGCTCCCACCGCGCCAAGCTCACTGTGCTAGGTAAGATACACAGCTGTCGCGCGCACCCACATGCATAAACAAACCTTAGTAGGGGCTCTGATCTACCCGGAGCGCCGCTCTAGCTCAGCCCTGCAGGTTAGTTAGACTCTTGTCTTCATCATTGTCCTTCTACCCACAGAAAACAGTTCTACTAATGTTGTGGGTTGCGGGTCAGTCCTCACTGGGAGTTGTTTCTAGAAATCACCAGTTCTTCTCAGATTTCACCAGTAACACATGGAACGTGCGTTGGCTACTGCATATCAGCCCTTCAGGGTTTTTTTTGGCCAAAAACCCCCAGCTAAAGTGGATTGACAGAGCCGTGAAAGATGGGTTCCCTTCGCCATCGATAATCAAGACGGTGAGAGTGTCGGATGTTGTGGTTGTTAGGCGTCGCCACGCAGGACATGCATGGATGCTTAAAAGCCAAGGTCTGCACAGTTAGCAGATTTTACAATGAGTCACAAAATGTGTCAACCGCGGGCAGCTTTTACATTAACACAATGTGAGTGATCTACATATTTGCCAGGCATCCAGTGGTGGGGAGAGTAGTGGGGGCGGTCTGTGCGGGGGCAGGGGGTGGAGGGACAGCGAAGCACTGCTGACACCTGCTGGCTGGAAGAGGAACAGTCAGCAGCTCGTTCGACTGGCTTTACTGACTGAATATCGGGCAGATACGCCCACGCACCAAAGCAGGGACGGTTCGCAGAAGAAACTGGCAACGAGGCTACAGCACTGTCCCCTTACCGCGCCGCTTGTTTATGTCGTTTTGAGTCCTGTTTAAAGCCACGAAACGGGGGGGGGAAGAAAAGCCAGTGGATGAAAGGAGGATCCTGTGAAGTTGGAAGTAATCACGAGGAACACTGCTTTAATTGGCTTGACTCAGTGTTTGGCCATGCTCCACTCGCCATCACCTCTCCGCTCCTGCTCTCATGACCGCACAGCGCTCACAGCAGAGCACGGCTGCCCAACGCCTGACACCCACCCCTGCTTcaacaacacccacacagcCCGGAGTAGAGGCAGGGACAGTTTGGAGCGTTGGTTGGCGAGCGCGAGCCACCTCCTCGGTGACACAGACCGCAGGCAGGAACCCAGGGCGTGTAGAGGATGGACATAATGCAGGGagtggggatgtgtgtgtgtgtgtgtgcatgcgtgtgggtgtgtgtgtttgtgtgcatgtgtgtttggcGAGGGAATCAATGCGGCCGGATGAGACCGAAGCAATCCAGCGCAGTCAAAGGAGTCAACGGCAGGAGTGCAGTCAAGGGAATCGGCATGGAAATTAAAATCACCTAGCACTCGGATTCCATTAGTGTCCGGACCGCGACGGTGGAAAGACCTCTGACAATTCAGATACACACAGAAATTGGTTTGGCGGAGGGAGACAGAAGGGCTGGGGCACGAGCTCGCTGCTGTTTACGCCTGCTGTTATTGGCCGGGGAGATAGACGCCTTCATCAGGGGCGCCACGCTCCGCTCGCCAGCAACGCGTGCGAAACCatgcaaataaatgaacaaataagCAATTCAGATGAAACATCACTGGGCCACAGTGGGAGTAGAAGAGAGTAATAATGCCCAGgtctcaatgtaaaaaaaaaaaaatgaaataggtTTAAAGCTCTTctattttttctctcccttaAAGCCAAATGTTGATGGTTTTCATTCCAGCCTGCAACGTACAAACACACCTTGTGAACCAACACGATGATGCAATTATATTGTATCCTCTATGAGCACTGGACGAAACAATGCAGTGAAACACATCATACCAATATCACTAGATTTTGCCCGTGTTCAGAAGCCTGGACTGCCAAAATAGCTGTTTTTTGGAGGGTTGCGGGTATTTCTAATCCTTTATCGTGAACCGGTCTCGTTTATTCCTCCTTTCTTGTAGTGCCCCCAACAGACCCTGTAGTGGATGGGGGTCCTGTCATCCGTGTGAAGGCCCACACGCCCTACAACCTCACCTGCCGCGCCTCGGGGGCCAAGCCTGCTGCCGAGATCACCTGGTACAGGGACGGAGAGGTCATGGAGACAGCCATATACTCCAAGGTACATTACAGTGGCAGAGCAGATAACCCAACTGGCCAGGGCAGGCTAGAGAGAGCAGGGGCATGTCCAATctcatcacccacacacaccagaccGACAGCAGCAGAGAACATCAGAGCCGAGCTTAGCAGGCCACGGCAGGGGAAGCGACTTCCTCTCAGGGCACACTGATGTAGCCAACGCTTTCTTTTCTATTTCTCGGTTCTTgctctgtttttcttcattctCTTATCTATTTCTTTCTGTCTCAGGACATGTTCTTTCTCTCGTTACCTATCTCCCCGCAGTGCCTCTTCCAATTTTCACTCACccttctcctccatcctcctccactctcctccgTCCCACCCCACCCCGGCCCTCCCCTTCCCCCTTTGCACTCTAACACACTGACACTACAGCATAACTGGAGCATGCCGAAGCTCAGACAGGCATGAGCATTTGATACAGTAGAGTTTCTGCTGAGGAGAAATCACCCACAACAATGCAGAAACACAATGGGAAGACGCGCCAGAGCGTGAACCAGCCGTGGTCGGGGAAAGTGTCACATTTGTCATGGTCTCTGACCACGCTAAACCACGCTAAACGGCCCATTTAAGGAGGCAGGAGCCCGCCGTGAAGAAGAGGAGAAGGGTTACGATTGGATAGAAAGTGGAAGTAAAAGGGGGAAGGTTGAGAGATATAGTGAGCTGAACGAAGTCTGCTTTTAGACAGAGGGAGCGGGAGgagtgagggggaggagagggggagagatggctTGGGGCTGAGTGAGGGGTGGTGACAGGGAGTGATGCAACTCGATCTAGCGTAAAAATGCTTTTTGTGTGTCTGGCTGAGGAAGCGAACGGCCTGGTCCATTGATTCAGCTGTCGGTCTATCAGTCCGTCCGGGGAATGGGCTCTGCCCTGCCCTTgctcttctctggagttgcctgTGAGATTACCTCTctaagcaccccccccccccccccccccccccttcaaccGCTAGAGCccagaaatacagacacagcCACCTCTGCCATCACTGCACACCGTCTGACaggcgtgtgtgtctgcgtgtgtgtgtagatatatgtgtgaatgtgtgtgagtggttgTGTCAGGAcactgcgtgcgtgcgtgcgtgcgtgtgcgtgcgcgcttCCAAAGCGACGACTGATATCTCCTGAATCTACACCTTTCCTCACTTAGGCGTATTGATTCCTGCaagcaataaatacatttaaaagatgATGACAAACACGGAGCGCTGACGGGGAGCCTCTCTCAGAAATGTGGGAACAGCACAATATCCCCAAGCGCATCATAAAATATAGGATTTAACTGCCATGCCAATGGACAGGATGGCCATTTTAATGGCTCACATGTCAGGAAGATTGGTCTGGCAGTGTCACACAGATTCCTGGAGGGGAATGACACAGGAGGGCCTTATATGAAGCTATAGTTTTTCAAAACCCACTTAAACCACTCATTCTCTTTAGGGACACATAGCCAATCCAAAGGCCAATGAGTGTCCTCACCCCGTGTCTCCGGTGTGTCCCGCCAGGTTCGGATGGAGGACGGGAAGAGGGAGCTGGCTGTCAGCATGCTGCCCGTGATACCGGAGGACAAGGACTCCGGACGGACCTACACCTGCCGCGTCCTCAACCCCGCCGCCCCTGCCGGACGACAGACCTCCGTGACCATCAACGTCCAGCGTGAGTGTCCAGGTCGTCACTGGGTGTGGCCCACTGTCAGCCCGTGTGATGGGGTACGCCTCTGGCAcacgatgggggggggggggggggcagagtcAGGTGGCCGCACGCTATGTAGTGTTCTTATGTCCGTGGATACTGGGTCAGACGCTAGTGTGGATGTTGGGACGTAAGTAAACCCCCGGAGGAAGAAAGTTAGGTTTGAGTTGACACGTGTAAGATCCATACACATGTCCTTACATGTGTTTAAAGTATTTATATATGTTAGGGATTGCTCAGGGGCTTCGGTTGAGTCGTTGCATTTCAGCAAGTGTAACTTGAAAGTTAATGGAAGAGCCGTTAGTTCTGCCAGCCTGAACATGCACTCGCCCCTTAATGATTCATAGACTCACCTCTCAGTGAGGCTCCCTTCCATATAGACCCTATctaggtgacacacacacacacacacacatacacaccaatacacacacacgcatacacacatacacacacacacacacacacatacacaaactcaCCCCTTCATATCATATAGACCCTAtataagtgacacacacacacacacacatacacaaacttaCCCGTTCATATCATATAGACGCTAtataagtgacacacacacacacacttacccctTCATATAGACCCTAtataagtgacacacacacacacactcacccctcCATATAGACCCTAtataagtgacacacacacactcacccctcCATATAGACCCTATATAagtgacccacacacacacacacactcacccctcCATATAGACCCTATATAAGTGACGCACTCCCCTTTAAAACTTACCACAGTGACACTTAGTGTTCACAGATTGGTGCAGTGTCCTTTCCCATCTCCCTTCAGTGGCACACATTTGGCCTTACTGTGGATCACACCCTCAGAGCGACAGAGGTTGTCAGCCTGACACGTTACATCTCATGGAAACGTTGCGTTCCCCTTCCACCCCGCAGATCCTCCGTCTGTCACGCTGTCCGTCCAGCCCCAGACTGTCATGGAGGGAGCAAAGGTCCTGTTCATCTGCTCAGCCTCTGCCAACCCTGAGATCACAGGTTACAGGTGAACACAACGTCTTCCCTTCGTGTCCTGTATTCATGTAATGCACTTGACAGGGTCACTGTCGACCATGTGATCCGGACCCCCAGATTGACTTTGTCAGGTGAGTTGACCTTCTGACCTTCCGATGGATCCAGGTGGTCCAAGGGCGGGGTGCCCATCTCGGAGGCAAATGGGGACAGCCTGGAGGTCACGGTGGACCACTCCTACTTCACAGATCCCGTCTCGTGTGAAGTGTCCAACTCAGTGGGCAGCACCAACGTCAGCACTCTGGTAGACGTGCAatgtgagtaaaacccatcacTGTACAGTTATAGCTGTAGTTTATCTGAGGACACATTTGTACCGTTTTGACCAGGAATCCATTAAGTCATATTGAATAGTGGACATTAATACCAGCTGTGTCCCTTCCAGTCGGTCCCAGGCTGCTGTCAGAGCCCATGCCCATGAAGGTAGACATTGGAATGGACGCTGCCTTCACCTGCACCTGGACGGGCAACCCCCCTCTGACCCTGGCCTGGACCAAGCAGGGCTCTAGCGTGGTCAGTAGTTCAGTCATTagttcacgtgtgtgtgtgcgtgtgtatgtgtgtgtgtgcgcttgcaTGCGTGGCGCTTCTGTGAATATGCGCGGTTGCAGTGTGCTTATGTTTTCAGTGCGAAATCCCACAGACATCAGGGCTGATGCTTCAGAGCCAGTCATTGTGATGACTGTCATGTTCACAAAGCTGACGGCAGGGGAGGTGACATTCTGTCATAACAATGCGACCAATAAATCAATCATGTCAACAGCTCAGACGCACTAGTTAAAAATCAACTGACACAATTCACAGCCGAGACCGGCTTCTCAAGCCACTTCTCACTCCAGAAACAACACCCAAGACAAAGATCATCTGAGGTAGCCTGCAAATGGGCCAGTTCCACCTTTAGTTTGCATCATCCTGGTTAAAAGTCTCCCACCCCACTAGACACAACACTATCAGCGCTCACTCCGTCTCCAGGGAGCCTTTCTCTCTGTGCTTAATAGGATTTCAGGCAGCTTTAGCCAAAAATGCCACCATTAAAGAGGAGAGAGCTGCAGGACGGCAGGGATGCTGTAAAAGCCATTCTGTCATCTCAATCTCTCAGAGTGTAACACCATTctcaggaagaaaaaaaaacccGGGCAGCGCTCTCTAATCTGCACACACCGGGCCTCACATAGCTACCAGTAATGGATTTATTGTTGCTCTATAAGGGCGGTTGAATAAAAAATGGAGAGTGGGAgtgaaaggagggagggagtaaaTGGATTAATCACAGCTTGATGGAACGGTGAGATCAATGAGCTAATGAGTGAGCGGGTATAGAGCGAAGCTATAGCAGCCTCTAAAGGCTTAGGCGCACTCACGCCACGGTTCCACTGTTCTGCCGACCACCTTTAATTAGGACCGTCTCCTCAGCAGCGCGTTCACTCCAGAGGTGGCCGCTCAGAGCCGCAGTTAGAGCTGCTGTTAGAGCTCCAGTTAGAGCTGCTGTTAGAGCGCGAGTTAGAGATGGGTTGCATACTGTCTGTGATTAAAACCGCCGCGTTGCGATTACAATTAAGTGGAACCGAGTGTTGGAgctggagagagggggagtgaccATACAACCGCCTCCGTAGCTACCGCTATAAACTGCTGCTGAGAGGTTCATTCTTCTcttctactgtctctctcttttctcttatacccccccccaccatctcCCCAGGTGCTAAGCAATGGTAACACCCTGCAGCTGAAGGCTGTCACCCAGGAGGACGCTGGGACGTATACCTGCAAGGCCATCGTCCCTCGCATTGGGGTGGCCGAGCGGGACGTCACCCTCACTGTCAACGGTAAGAGCTGAAGCACAGCAGACACGTGTCAAAATACCCATTAAAGCACCGGGCCCACACAGGCTGCCCACACTAGACCAATACCCCATCGCTCATAGGCTCAACGCTGACCACACAGCATTAGTCCAGGTGGCCCAGTGTGGACAACCCATACCTGGTGAAGGCAGCATTCACTTGACATAAGCTTACGTGTTCCCGTCTAACATGTCCACATTGGCACAGTCATAATGGAGGCCCACTGCAGGTTACAGCACTGGACCGATGTAGGCTCCTCGCATTGACTACTCACTAGCCCCAAGGCAGTTGGCCATAAGGGCACCTCTGACTGAAATATGCCCATAGGTTGACCCATTCCGATTGGCATACACAAAAAgtttttcaaatttttattttttagaggCTTTATTAATGCCACTTCACAATACTGTTACTTTGTAGACATTAAAGAAACGGAAGCGGCACTCTCAGTAACAGTTTCTCAAAAATAACTTACGAACTTAGAGCCAAAAGGTTCTGTCTGAATAATGATGATTCAGAGATAATTGCCTTTAAAGTTTCCAGCAAAGAAAATCTTTtgcctgttttctttctctaaTGAGCCCTAGCGTCTGGACGTTAAGGTGGTGGGCTGAAATGCATGGGCTTCTGTGGGCTGGATTCTATTGGTCTGCTGTCAGCTAGACCGTGTTGCTGTAGTGGGGGTTCGGGTGGGCTTGTCCCTGCTGGACCATTGTGAGGTTCCTGCTGGACCGCTGTGAGGTTCCTGCTGGACCGCTGTGAGGTTCCTGCTGGACCGCTGTGTGGTTTGGCTGGGCCAACCTATCCCATGTACGGCTGTTTAATGACAGTTAAATGTTAATCATTTGTACGATGTCTACCCAACACTTAAGATGTGTTTCAACCAACTAACATATCGACCAGAGACTAAAGTCATGCATCTGATTTTCATGTCAGTGTCGGTCTCTCCTTCCCCACTTctccctcacacaaacacactgcctcTCTCCAGGCCCTCCGATCACCACAGCAGACGCCACGCAGCACGCTGTCAAGCACTCCAAGGGCAAGCTGGAGTGCCTGGTGGGAAGCAGCCCCCCGCCTGACAAGATTGTAAGTGAGCCTCTCGTCTTTCCCGTCtcagtgtttgcgtgtgtgcgtgcatgtgctcGCGCAACACGCGCGTGCCCAGTGAACCCCCATCAACCCATCCTCCCAGGCCCTATAACAGATCATTTAATATTTGCTCTCCCCCCTGTTTTTCTCACCGGCACATAAaaagcaccacacacacacacacacacacacacacccacacccacccacagacacacactcacacacacaaggatGAGCGAGGGAGGCAGAGATGGCGGATGGAAATGTTAAGGAAGCCcggaccatgcagctcaattaTTGGCCCGTCAAGCCTCTGCGGGCTGACCATG contains the following coding sequences:
- the kirrel3l gene encoding kirre like nephrin family adhesion molecule 3, like isoform X7, coding for MFTCCLVLCVMGTAVSQAAYFSQQPQDQVVVSGQSVTLPCVIVGYRGMVQWTKDGLALGGERDLPGWTRYSLMGDPLSGEHSLLIDSAELADDAVYECQATQAGLRSHRAKLTVLVPPTDPVVDGGPVIRVKAHTPYNLTCRASGAKPAAEITWYRDGEVMETAIYSKVRMEDGKRELAVSMLPVIPEDKDSGRTYTCRVLNPAAPAGRQTSVTINVQHPPSVTLSVQPQTVMEGAKVLFICSASANPEITGYRWSKGGVPISEANGDSLEVTVDHSYFTDPVSCEVSNSVGSTNVSTLVDVQFGPRLLSEPMPMKVDIGMDAAFTCTWTGNPPLTLAWTKQGSSVVLSNGNTLQLKAVTQEDAGTYTCKAIVPRIGVAERDVTLTVNGPPITTADATQHAVKHSKGKLECLVGSSPPPDKIVWTFGDITLSSGSSGRFSVQTVTSDHGVLSSLVLSETLAQDFQLRYNCTAWNRFGTGTALITLKEQEALPMLIIVGASVGGGCVLLICVITLVSLCCRHTGKGKKCTRLSKSDIRVQIVHSDHNATRGNDDEEDVKEPMAPNSSESPGTSRTEHSDLLEEEEDERSDIKDPTNGYYNVRAHEDRVVRSGFSEYVPNSRPVYTPSQLPSPSPLYGQHTVAAATQPRVYDFSHRYATTTGARSTYEQQQAAAQQAAAAAQPGAVYPTDPLYSGSAYLPTAATYGRAFTSYVKPASYEKVDAYDQSDQASKVSSSSRFSYASSQVSSQQSDYGRPSQRMQTHV
- the kirrel3l gene encoding kirre like nephrin family adhesion molecule 3, like isoform X1 — protein: MFTCCLVLCVMGTAVSQAAYFSQQPQDQVVVSGQSVTLPCVIVGYRGMVQWTKDGLALGGERDLPGWTRYSLMGDPLSGEHSLLIDSAELADDAVYECQATQAGLRSHRAKLTVLVPPTDPVVDGGPVIRVKAHTPYNLTCRASGAKPAAEITWYRDGEVMETAIYSKVRMEDGKRELAVSMLPVIPEDKDSGRTYTCRVLNPAAPAGRQTSVTINVQHPPSVTLSVQPQTVMEGAKVLFICSASANPEITGYRWSKGGVPISEANGDSLEVTVDHSYFTDPVSCEVSNSVGSTNVSTLVDVQFGPRLLSEPMPMKVDIGMDAAFTCTWTGNPPLTLAWTKQGSSVVLSNGNTLQLKAVTQEDAGTYTCKAIVPRIGVAERDVTLTVNGPPITTADATQHAVKHSKGKLECLVGSSPPPDKIVWTFGDITLSSGSSGRFSVQTVTSDHGVLSSLVLSETLAQDFQLRYNCTAWNRFGTGTALITLKEQEALPMLIIVGASVGGGCVLLICVITLVSLCCRHTGKGEVQGKKCTRLSKSDIRVQIVHSDHNATRGNDDEEDVKEPMVNASVQSLSGLLFPSQAPNSSESPGTSRTEHSDLLEEEEDERSDIKDPTNGYYNVRAHEDRVVRSGFSEYVPNSRPVYTPSQLPSPSPLYGQHTVAAATQPRVYDFSHRYATTTGARSTYEQQQAAAQQAAAAAQPGAVYPTDPLYSGSAYLPTAATYGRAFTSYVKPASYEKVDAYDQSDQASKVSSSSRFSYASSQVSSQQSDYGRPSQRMQTHV